Part of the Microbacterium sp. Clip185 genome is shown below.
GGCGTCATCGTGCCCCAGATCGCCTTCGGCCTCCCGATGACGATCATCATCCTCGTCCCCTTCCTCGCTGCGATCCCCCATGAGCTCCAGGAGGCCGCATCCATCGACGGATGCTCGCGCCTCGGCTTCTTCTGGCGCATGGTGGTGCCGCTCGCGGTGCCCGGCATCATCACGGTCGGCATCCTCGTCTTCGTCCAGAGTTGGAACTCCTACATGCTGCCGCTGTTCATCCTCAACAACGAGGCGTCCTTCACACTGCCGCTGGGCACGCAGGCGTTCGCGTCGCAGTACTCCGTCGACACGGCCAAGGTGCTCGCGTTCACGTCGCTGTCGATGATCCCCGCGCTCGTGTTCTTCAGCCTCTTCGAGCGTCGGATCGTGGGCGGTCTGACCGGGGCGGTGAAGGGCTGATGTCGCTCGAACAGGATGCGGCCGTGTCCGCCTCAGCCCCCAGCTCCCGCGTCGTCGACCTGCTCGGGCAGATGACCCTCGAGGAGAAGCTCGCTCAGCTCGTCGGGTTCTGGATCGACCAGGGCGACGAGGTCGTGGCGCCGATGGCGGGCGAGATGGCCGGCTCCACGCGCTACGCGGATGCGTCGGTGCACGGCATCGGACACCTCACCCGCGTCTACGGCACACGCCCGGTCGATCCTGTGGAGCGCGCCCAGTGGCTGTGGTCCGAACAGCGCCGACTGCGGGAGCAGACGCGGCTCGGCATCCCCGCGATCGTGCACGAGGAGTGTCTCACGGGCCTGGCCGCGTGGAAGGCGGCGACCTTCCCGACCCCGCTCGCCTGGGGCGCGGCGTTCGACCCTGAGCTCGTGGCCGAGGTCGGGGAGGCGATCGGTGACTCGATGCGCGAACTCGGCATCCACCAGGGTCTGGCCCCCGTGCTCGACGTCATCCGCGACCCGCGCTGGGGACGCGTCGACGAGTGCATCGGCGAAGACCCCTACCTCGTGGGAACCGTCGGCACCGCATACGTGCGGGGCCTGCAGGGTGCGGGTGTGCACGCCACCCTCAAGCACTTCGTCGGCTACTCGGGGTCACAGGCGGGCCGTAACCACGCACCCGTGCACGCCGGCCGGCGCGAGCTGCAGGACGTGTTCCTGCCGCCGTTCGAGATGGCCGTGCGCGACGGTGGCGCCCGGAGCGTCATGAACTCCTACGCCGACATCGACGGCGTCCCGGTGGCCGCATCCGGCGAACTGCTGACGGGGCTGCTCCGCGAGGAGTGGGGCTTCGACGGCGTCGTCGTCTCGGACTACTTCTCCGTCGCGTTCCTCGAGACGATGCACAAGATCGCCGCGGACCGCGGTGAGGCCGCCGCGCTCGCGCTGGCGGCGGGCATCGATGTGGAGCTTCCCACGGGCGACGCGTATGCGGAGCCCCTCGCCCAGCGGGTCCGCGAGGGCGCGGTGCCGATCACGGACATCGACCGGGCGGTGCTGCGCGTGCTCACCCAGAAGGAGGAGCTCGGCCTGCTCGATGCCACCTTCGAGGAGCCGGCACCCGCATCCGTCGATCTCGACACTCCTCGCCACCGCGCGCTCGCACGCCGCCTGGCAGACGAGTCGATCGTGCTGCTCTCCAACGACGGCGTCCTGCCGCTCGCAGAGCCCGCGCGCATCGCGCTGATCGGACCGAACGCGGATGCGGCCTCGGCACTGATGGGCTGCTACTCCTTCGTCAACCACGTGCTCGCGCACCATCCGGGTGTGCCGATGGGGTTCGAGATCCCGTCGCTGCGTGAGGCCCTGACGGCGCGCTACCCCGATGCGTGGTTCGACGTCGCCGAGGGGTGCGCCGTCGAGGGCGACGACCGCTCCGGCTTCACGGCCGCGATCGATGCCGCCCAGGGCGCCGAGGTGGCGATCGTCGCGGTCGGCGACCGGGCCGGGCTCTTCGGCCGGGGAACGGTCGGCGAAGGCAACGATGTGGAGTCGCTCGAGCTGCCCGGCGTGCAGCGCGAGCTGGTCGAGCGCATCGTCGCCACGGGCACGCCCGTCGTGCTCGTGGTGCTGTCGGGCCGCCCGTACGCGATCGACTGGGCCCTCGAGGGCGAGACGGCACCCGCCGCGGTGCTGCAGTCATTCTTCCCCGGCGAGGAGGGTGCCACTGCCTTGGCGGCCATCCTCGCCGGGGATTCGGTGCCGTCGGGCCGGCTGCCCGTCTCGCTGCCGCGGTCGGCGGGGGCGCAGCCGTACAGCTACCTGCATCCGCTGTTGGGTGCGGCGAACGAGATCACGAGCGCCGACAGCACCCCGGTGCGTCCGTTCGGCTTCGGCCTGTCCTACACACGGTTCACGCACCGCGACCTCGTCGTGGATGCGGATGCGAGCACCGCGGGCGGGTTCACGGCGCGTGTGGTGGTCGACAACGTGGGTGACCGTCCCGGCGTCGATGTGGTGCAGCTCTACACGCACGACCCCGTCGCCTCGGTGACCCGCCCGGTCGCGCAACTCGTCGGTTACGCCCGCGTCGAACTCGCCGCCGGTGAGCGGGCCACGGTGGAGTTCGCCGTCCCCGCCGCGCGGCTGGCGTTCTCCGACCGCGGCTATCGCCGCGTGGTGGAGCCCGGCGCCCTGGAGGTCTGGGTCGGGCCGTCCTGCGACGAGCGCGAGACGGCCGCCGACACCGCTCTCGCGGGAGGGGTGCACGAGATCACGGCGCGCGACGAGCGACTCACCGTGGTGAGCGTCACCTCGTAGGCGCCGAGCGAGACGGGCCGGCGCGCGCTGGGGGACAGATCGCGCGCCGGCCTCTTCACGTCCTGCCGCGAGCCCGCCCCGGTCGTTGAGCGAGCGCAGCGAGACGAAACGCCGCGACCCGGCCCACACCCCGCATCCCGCCACACCTCTGCGCAACGGCCACAGAGAATCACTGGTGCATCCGCGGGAAAGTGGCGCATCTGCGCACCTGCAACGCGACTCGGGCAGGGAAAGCGGGGACCGTCCGGCGGGTACAGTTTCGCCGAGGGCGGGAGTATCGTCGGGCGCAACGAAAGGCGCCGACATGACTGATGAGCCCGCACCGTCCTTCGATATCGCCGACCTGCAGTCCAAGGCGCGCGACCACCTCTGGATGCACTTCGCCCGCCAGTCCACGATGGACGCGCCCGACGGGGTCCCCATCATCGTCCGCGGCGAGGGCCATCACATCTGGGATGCGGCAGGGCGCCGCTACATCGACGGACTCGCCGGGCTGTTCGTCGTCAACGCGGGGCACGGCCGACGCCGCCTGGCCCAGGCCGCAGCGCGCCAGGCCGAGCAGCTCGCCTTCTTCCCGATCTGGTCCTACGCGCATCCCGCCGCGATCGAGCTCGCCGACCGGCTGGCGCATCTCGCGCCGGGGGACCTCAACCACGTCTTCTTCTCCACAGGCGGCGGCGAGGCGGTCGAGACCGCGTTCAAGCTCGCAAAGAACTACTGGAAACTCGTCGGCAAGCCCGGCAAGCACAAGGTCATCTCCCGCGCCATCGCCTACCACGGCACCCCGCAGGGGGCGCTCGCGATCACGGGGCTTCCGGGCATGAAGCAGATGTTCGAGCCGCTCACGCCGGGCGGCTTCCGCGTGCCGAACACCAACTTCTACCGCGCCGCAGAGATGGGCTTCTCCGGAACCTCGGAAGAGGAGTTCGGGCGGTGGGCGGCGGATCGCATCGAGGAGATGATCCTGTTCGAGGGCCCCGACACCGTCGCCGCCGTCTTCCTCGAGCCGGTGCAGAACTCCGGCGGATGCTTCCCTCCCCCGCCCGGCTACTTCGCGAGGGTGCGGGAGATCTGCGACAGGCACGACGTTCTGCTGGTCAGCGACGAGGTCATCTGCGCCTTCGGACGCGTCGGGGAGTACTTCGCCGCCGACGCCTTCGGGTACCAGCCCGACATGATCACCTTCGCGAAGGCGGTCACGAGCGGCTACTCGCCGCTGGGCGGCACGATCGTCAGCGACCGCATCTACGAGCCGTTCGCGACCGGGACGACGAGCTTCGCGCACGGCTACACCTTCGCGGGGCATCCGGTCTCGGCGGCGGTCGCCCTCGAGAACCTCGACATCTTCGAGGAGGAGCAGCTCAACCTGCACGTTCGCGAGAACTCGCCGCTGTTCCGGGCCGCCCTCGAGCGGCTGACCGATCTGCCGATCGTGGGAGACGTCCGCGGCGCCGGGTACTTCTTCGGCATCGAACTCGTCAAGGACAAGGCGACGAAGGAGACCTTCGACGACGCCGAGTCCGAGCGTCTGCTTCGGGGGTTCCTCTCCAAGGCCCTGTACGACGCCGGGCTCTACTGCCGCGCTGACGACCGCGGCGACCCCGTCATCCAGCTCGCCCCGCCGCTCACGATCGGACCGGCGGAGTTCGACGAGATCGAGCAGATCCTGCGCGGCGTGCTCACCGAGGCCTGGCAGCGTCTCTGACACACTGTCGGGCACAGAGACGATTCGGGGGGGATCATGTCGCACTCCAGTGTCTTCGCCGCTCCGTTCGCGCGGTCGGCCGATCGTGACTTCATCGTGCGGTGCGTTCTCGGTCTCGCACCGTCCGGCGGCGCGGACATCGGCGAGGTCCTCGCCGCCGTCGATGATGTGAAGCCGAAGGATGCGGGCGCGTGGCGGGCGGCGTGGCAGACGCTCGGCGAGCGCGTGGCGGGACAGGCGGAGGAAGCAGCAGCCGACGGGCGTTCCGACACGGCGCGCTGGGCGTCGCTGCGCGCGGCGAACTACCTCGCGGTCGCGGTGGATGCCGCATCCGCCGCCGACGACACGGACCGGGCCGCCTCGCTGTTCGCCGCGCATCGCGCCGCATGGGAGGCGTTCGCCGCGGACGCGGGCGTACGGATGAGCCGGATCGACGTGCCGCTCGAGGACGCGACGATGCCCGGCTACCTCTTCCACGCGGATGCGGCGGGCCCCCGCCCGACGATCGTCTTCGTCAACGGCAGCGACGGCTCGATCAGCTCCCTGTGGGGCACCGGCGTCGCCGCAGCCCTGGCACGGGGCTTCCACGCGTACGTGTTCGACGGCCCCGGCCAGCAGTCGATGCTCTTCCAGCAGCACGTGCCGTTCCGCCCCGACTGGGAGAACGTGCTGGCCCCTGTCGTCGACGAGCTCGTGAGCCACCGCTACGTCGACGAGCGCCGCCTCGTCGTGTGGGGGATCAGCCAGGCGGGCTACTGGGTGCCGAGGGCGCTCTCCGGCGAGCACCGATTCGCCGCCGCCATCGTCGACCCCGGCGTCGTCGACGTGTCGACGTCGTGGACGGATCACCTGCCGGCATCGCTCGGCAAGCTCCTCGACGAGGGGAAGGATGCGCAGTTCGACCGCGACATGGCACTCGGGATGCGCTTCTCCCACGATCTGTCGGCGACGTGGACCTTCCGCGCCCGGCCGGTGGGTGTCGGCGGGTACGCCGCGGTCATCCGCCGCATGCGGGAATTCGCGTTGACGCCGGTGCAGGCCGCCCGCATCGACACACCGCTGCTGATCACCTCTCCCGAGGGGGAGCAGTTCTGGCCGGGTCAGTCGGAGAGGCTCGCCGCCCTGACGCGGAAAGTCTCGCACCTGGTGCGCTTCACCGCCGCCGAAGGAGCCGACAGCCACTGCGAGCCGTTGGCGAGGACCCTCGTGCACGAGCGTGTGCTGGACTGGGTCAGCGCGACGATCCCGGGTTGAGGGGCCCGTCCGTTCGCGGCAGCAACTCAC
Proteins encoded:
- a CDS encoding beta-glucosidase, with protein sequence MSLEQDAAVSASAPSSRVVDLLGQMTLEEKLAQLVGFWIDQGDEVVAPMAGEMAGSTRYADASVHGIGHLTRVYGTRPVDPVERAQWLWSEQRRLREQTRLGIPAIVHEECLTGLAAWKAATFPTPLAWGAAFDPELVAEVGEAIGDSMRELGIHQGLAPVLDVIRDPRWGRVDECIGEDPYLVGTVGTAYVRGLQGAGVHATLKHFVGYSGSQAGRNHAPVHAGRRELQDVFLPPFEMAVRDGGARSVMNSYADIDGVPVAASGELLTGLLREEWGFDGVVVSDYFSVAFLETMHKIAADRGEAAALALAAGIDVELPTGDAYAEPLAQRVREGAVPITDIDRAVLRVLTQKEELGLLDATFEEPAPASVDLDTPRHRALARRLADESIVLLSNDGVLPLAEPARIALIGPNADAASALMGCYSFVNHVLAHHPGVPMGFEIPSLREALTARYPDAWFDVAEGCAVEGDDRSGFTAAIDAAQGAEVAIVAVGDRAGLFGRGTVGEGNDVESLELPGVQRELVERIVATGTPVVLVVLSGRPYAIDWALEGETAPAAVLQSFFPGEEGATALAAILAGDSVPSGRLPVSLPRSAGAQPYSYLHPLLGAANEITSADSTPVRPFGFGLSYTRFTHRDLVVDADASTAGGFTARVVVDNVGDRPGVDVVQLYTHDPVASVTRPVAQLVGYARVELAAGERATVEFAVPAARLAFSDRGYRRVVEPGALEVWVGPSCDERETAADTALAGGVHEITARDERLTVVSVTS
- a CDS encoding aspartate aminotransferase family protein; amino-acid sequence: MTDEPAPSFDIADLQSKARDHLWMHFARQSTMDAPDGVPIIVRGEGHHIWDAAGRRYIDGLAGLFVVNAGHGRRRLAQAAARQAEQLAFFPIWSYAHPAAIELADRLAHLAPGDLNHVFFSTGGGEAVETAFKLAKNYWKLVGKPGKHKVISRAIAYHGTPQGALAITGLPGMKQMFEPLTPGGFRVPNTNFYRAAEMGFSGTSEEEFGRWAADRIEEMILFEGPDTVAAVFLEPVQNSGGCFPPPPGYFARVREICDRHDVLLVSDEVICAFGRVGEYFAADAFGYQPDMITFAKAVTSGYSPLGGTIVSDRIYEPFATGTTSFAHGYTFAGHPVSAAVALENLDIFEEEQLNLHVRENSPLFRAALERLTDLPIVGDVRGAGYFFGIELVKDKATKETFDDAESERLLRGFLSKALYDAGLYCRADDRGDPVIQLAPPLTIGPAEFDEIEQILRGVLTEAWQRL
- a CDS encoding alpha/beta hydrolase family protein; this translates as MSHSSVFAAPFARSADRDFIVRCVLGLAPSGGADIGEVLAAVDDVKPKDAGAWRAAWQTLGERVAGQAEEAAADGRSDTARWASLRAANYLAVAVDAASAADDTDRAASLFAAHRAAWEAFAADAGVRMSRIDVPLEDATMPGYLFHADAAGPRPTIVFVNGSDGSISSLWGTGVAAALARGFHAYVFDGPGQQSMLFQQHVPFRPDWENVLAPVVDELVSHRYVDERRLVVWGISQAGYWVPRALSGEHRFAAAIVDPGVVDVSTSWTDHLPASLGKLLDEGKDAQFDRDMALGMRFSHDLSATWTFRARPVGVGGYAAVIRRMREFALTPVQAARIDTPLLITSPEGEQFWPGQSERLAALTRKVSHLVRFTAAEGADSHCEPLARTLVHERVLDWVSATIPG